Genomic window (Chloroflexota bacterium):
AATGCGATTACGATGTAGCCGACGGTAATCGTGATCGTGAGGGTGAAGGGCCAATATTCGAAAAGCTGCCCCACAAATCCATCGAAGAAGGCCAATGCCACTACCAAGTCGCCCATGGCGCCAACACACTCCTAGCACTCAGCGGAGGAAATAGTTAACTGAGACCGATTTTCCGGTCGCAGTTTATGGTAACACTGCGCGACGCTGTAGCGATAGCGCAGCATGACAGATATTTAGAACCCGCTCCTGCGGATAATGGGCGGCCAAGCCCGGCCGAGCGCACCTGCAAGGAAAACCTGTATACTCCCCCTGCCAGCAGCCTGGACACTCGGAGAAGCCATGGCCCGGACCCAACAATCAGACCACGACTCGCTCGGCGGAAGTTTGGCCGCGAACGTTGTCGTGCGTTCCGGGGTCTTCTACGGCTGGTGGATCGTGCTTGCCGTTGCGATGATGCGGGTCATGGCGTCGGGCGTCGGCAACCAGGTGCGGAGCCTGCTCGTCCTGCCGCTGGAGGAGGAGTTCCAGGTCTCCCGCGCCGAGGTCTCGCTGATGTTCACGGGCGGCAGCATCGCCGTCGCGCTTACGGGCCCGCTTGGGGGCTGGCTCATGGACAAGTTCGGCCCCCGTCGCATCATGATCATCACCACTGCCATGTCCATTGCCGGGTACGTCCTGCTTGCGATGGCGACAGAGTTCTGGCAAGCCCTTCTCATCTTCACGATTCCACTGGGCGTCGCTTACAACTGGGCCATCCTCAACTCGGGCGCGCCGATCCTCAACAACTGGTTTGAGCGAGGGAAAGCACGCGCCCTATCGCTCCTCAACGTGGGGCATGGCGCGGGCGCGCTCTTGCTGCCCCTGATGGCCATTGCCATCGTCACCTTCGAGTGGCGCTGGTCGATGCTCCTCGCCGCTGGGGTCATGACCGTCGTCATGATTCCCGTGCTGATGGTGGTGAGGAACACGCCCGAGGAGATGAACCTCGCGCCGGACGGGGACAAGCCGGACCCGACGCGCGCAGCCACCGGCGGACGACCGGCCATGCTCGCCGGCATGACGCTTGCGGAGGCAGTGCGAGGCCCCTTCTTCTGGGCGGTGGGCATTGGCAGCTCGTGCATGCTCTTCGTCAACTCCGGCATCATCGCCCACATCGTCCCGCTGCTGGTGTGGAAGGGGCAGACAGAGAGCGTCGGCGCGCTGCTGCTGAGCCTGCAGCTCGTCTGGACCGTCCCTGTGGTGCTGGGCGTCAGCTGGGCCGCCGACCGCTACGACGGCAGCAAGATCATGGTGGGCATGATGTGCGTGGTGCTGGCTGGCGCGGTCACGCTGCTGGTGGCGCAGAGCCTGTGGAGCCTGGTCCTGGCGGTCATGATGCTGGCGACGGGCGGCTCGCACTGGGCGATCTTCTGGGCGGTGCTTGGCCGGCAGTACGGCCGCGCCAACTACAACAGCATCCGGCTGTGCATCTACTCCATCATCATCTCCGGCATCGCGGGGGCGCCCTTCTTTGCCGGCCTTACCTACGACCGGACGGGAAGCTACGGTCCGTGGCTGCAGATCATCCTGTTCGTGGGCGTCCTGGGTCTGATCGCCTTCATCATTGCCGCGATCACTCGGAAGAAGCATCCCACGTGGATGCACAGGTAAGCGCGTTGCGTGCCCCTGGCCTCTGCATAGCCGCAGGGCTGGCGGCCGTCGTGCTGTTCGCGGCCTGCGGGGCCGAGGTTGCACCGGAGGCTCCAGACGCTCCGTCCGTTCCCACGCCGCCTACTGCCGCCACGCAACCGCCTTCGCCAATGCCCCCGCACCCACCCAGTTCACCAACCCCAATGCAGCAGCCGTCACCAGAAAATACACCGCCCCCTGCCGTGGCGCCCCAGCTGTCCCCAATGCCGTCCCCGCCCCCTACGCCGTCCCCGCCGCCGACACCATCCCTGCCGCCTATGCCAACCCTCCCTCCG
Coding sequences:
- a CDS encoding MFS transporter → MARTQQSDHDSLGGSLAANVVVRSGVFYGWWIVLAVAMMRVMASGVGNQVRSLLVLPLEEEFQVSRAEVSLMFTGGSIAVALTGPLGGWLMDKFGPRRIMIITTAMSIAGYVLLAMATEFWQALLIFTIPLGVAYNWAILNSGAPILNNWFERGKARALSLLNVGHGAGALLLPLMAIAIVTFEWRWSMLLAAGVMTVVMIPVLMVVRNTPEEMNLAPDGDKPDPTRAATGGRPAMLAGMTLAEAVRGPFFWAVGIGSSCMLFVNSGIIAHIVPLLVWKGQTESVGALLLSLQLVWTVPVVLGVSWAADRYDGSKIMVGMMCVVLAGAVTLLVAQSLWSLVLAVMMLATGGSHWAIFWAVLGRQYGRANYNSIRLCIYSIIISGIAGAPFFAGLTYDRTGSYGPWLQIILFVGVLGLIAFIIAAITRKKHPTWMHR